The following is a genomic window from Dioscorea cayenensis subsp. rotundata cultivar TDr96_F1 chromosome 10, TDr96_F1_v2_PseudoChromosome.rev07_lg8_w22 25.fasta, whole genome shotgun sequence.
ACTTGTAttgtttaagattttatttctttggatGAAGATAGTTTTAGATTCCTTTGTGTGATTTTAATTGCATCATTGGATGAAGATAGTTTggatattttctattttgattattttaattctgCAATTGTCATGTGAATTTCAGATTGCACTGTTATGAAGATAGTTGCTATTCATGTGAATTGTATTTGCATCATTGGATGAAGATAGTTTATggtgaattttattttaattctgaAGTTCCATTTTACATTACTGCAAATACCATGAATGAATTGCCTTAAGGTTTCAGTAAACATGATAGTGTGTGTCATAAGTTAGTGTggtattttctattttgattatttatatctctagatatcattaattaatttcactGGCATTTCTTTATCAAAGGACTTCAGTATATGATTAACTATAGCCCACTCTATCTGTGCAACCAATTGACTTTTAGATATTTATGTAAAGTGCCAGATGCTGAGTTATTCACCATAAGGATGCATTACAAAGTGGGTGAAATAGAGGGCATGGCAGGATATGTAGATTATTGTTGTGCTGATCAGATATCCAAGATAGAACTAATAACCATGGCCAAGGAGTTAAATTTGGAGGCAGATGGTTCTTCTATATGGTGGTTAGACACAACAAGTGCTGACAAAGGTTACAAGGAGGTAAAAACTGACTTGGATGCCCTTAAAATGGCAATGTCTGTAGGGCCTAGCAAGGAAATATGTGTTTGTATGAGACTTACTAGAAATCATGTGAATGATGAAAGTGTGGGTCTATTAAAATATGTAgttgaggatgaagaagaagaagtagatgatGAAAATTTGGAGGAGATTTTAACTGGGGGCAATGATAGAAGCAACAATGTTAATGAAGGTGATTTTGAGGATTCAGACTATAAATTCAGTGATGAGTCTGAGGAAAAGGATACACCCAATGTTGGTGGGTCAAGGCCAAATACTGTCAGTTGTGGAGAAGCTGTACAAGATGGTGATTGTGACAATTTTGAGTCTGATTATACTAACTCAGAGGGATTTCAGTCATGTTCTTCCACAGATGAGGAAGTTGTTGGCCCTCCTAGAGCTAGATACCCTGACTTTAATGATGAGGTTGACATGATGAACCCACAATTTAAAATTGGGATGAAATTTAGAAGCTTTAAACAGTTCAAGGATGCTGTGAAAAACTATGGAATCAAGAATAGATATGTAATGAATTTTAGACCCAATACCAAGACAAGATGCAAGGCTTTTTGTAAGAAAGGATGCCCATTCTATTTGTGGGCCTCACCTATGGTAGATGATAAGAACACAATACAGATAAAGACAGGTGTGTTAGAGCATGAATGTGGTAGGGATCATAACAATCGGTATGTGAGCGCGGCATGGATTGCAAAGTATTATCTTGAGCAATTTAGGGCATACCCCAATTGGAAAATTTCTGGTATTATACAAGCTGTCAAGACTAATCAAGAAGTGGACATCAGCAGATTAAAAGCTTTCAAGGCAAAAAACATTGCCCTTAGGTAATGTTTGTGCTTCTTTCACTATATTTGCTGAATTTTCCATAGGTTTTCCTTAATTTGGTactgttgtgtgtgtgtgtgtgtgtgtgtgtgtgtgtgtttttttgtatattataaagcatcatagatggtgatgaggagTCCCAGATGGcgaaaatatatgattacagGCTGGAAATAATGAGGACACACCCAGGTTCAACATTCATTATTGAAACCAATGAAGAAGGTGTCTTCAAAGGTATGTACCTTTGCCTTGCTCCATTGAGAGCAGGTTTCTTGGCAGGTTGCAGGCACCTGGTGTCCATTGATGGTTGCTTCCTCAAGGGACTTGGTTTTTTTACTATGGTTGTGCTATGGTTGTGGATGATGGTGTACCCTTATCAATGTGTATTAATTCTAAATCAAATGAATATTAGGGACTAATGCCTGCAGTAGCTGAGTTATTTCCCTATAGTGAGCATAGATATTGTGTGAGGCATATTCACACCAactttaggaaaatatttaGGGGAAAAGCACTGAAAGACCAACTTTGGTCTTGTGCTAGGGCAACATACAAAACAGCCTTTGATAGAGCcatggataatttgaaagggaTGTCCATAGGAGCATTTGAATATATGCAAAAGATTGAGCCCAAGCACTGGAGTAAATCACATTTCAAGAGTCAATTTAAGTGTGACATCCTTTTGAACAACCTATGTGAAGTTTTTAACAACCAAATTCTGGAAGCTAGGATGAAGGGAATTATTAccatgaatgaaatgataaggACACAGTTAATGAAAAGGATCCAAAAAAAGAGGGCTGCAATGGAAAAGGTTACTACTATCCACTGCCCTAGAATATTGAAAAAACTTGAAAGATACAAGCAATTGAGTTGGCTTTATAGCACCACATGGTCAGGTGGGGATAAATATCAGGTGTTAGGCCCTGAAGGGCAGTTTGTGGTGGATAAGGTAGATTGCTTTTGCTCATGTAGGAGATGGCAACTCAGTGGTGTTCCTTGTTCCCATGCAGTAGCAGTATTGTATTACAACAAAGAGAAACCAGAAAACTATTTGCACTCATGCTATGAAGTTAAAACTTTTATGGACACATATAGGCATATACTCTACCCAACCCATGACAAGAACTCCTATCCAAAAAGTGACCAGGGTCCCATCATCCCCCCAGAGCCAGTGAACAGGAGAAGGGGCAGAAAAACTGTGCGTAGGAGAAGAGAAGTGGATGAAAAAAATGCTTATACCAGTGGAAAAGTAAGTAAAAAGGGTGTCAAAATGAAATGCAGCATCTGTGGTAAGACAGGTCATAACAAAAGATTCCATGGTCAGGTTAGTAAAATGACTAACTTTAATTCATGACTGTCCAAATTAGATCATGTTTAACATTCATCATGTTAGCctaattttatttcatgattgtcaGAAAAACCCAGGTGGCTCAACAAGTACACAAATGGAGAATATTCCCAATAATGAGATGGCAAATGAGGTGCCATCTGACTTAAGTGGTGCCCATAAGGGACAGGTATGGTTGGTCATTGGGCTGTTATTGAATGATGCATTACTATGTTTTCATCTAACCACATTGCTCTTATATTTAATACGCAAAGGAAACTCAATTGAAGGGGTTAGGGCTGAGTAGAGctggagaaaaaaacaaaagggacAATGAAAAAGGTGTTACATTCAATGATGTAGAACAACAGGTGAAGTTAGTAGGGTCTTAtctattttacttatttatttgggGGACCATGACTATGAATTCATTGTAATTTACTTGTGTATGTACAGATGGTCACAGTTGACATACAAACAATGCATGTGAATTCAACTGCACCGGAAACTCAATGTAGGATGGCATCAATAAGTAGTAGCCAACCTGTAAAATCAAAGAACATGCTTCAAATTGAAATTACAGATCCTTCTGGATTTTCACaggtcattaatttttttttcatgttaggAGTAGTTGGCTCTTGTTTCATATGTTTGATAAATTCCCACCAATTTATTTTCCATGTGTGAAACCTGATACAATTCCAATTGTTGTGCAGTCTCACTATAAAGGTGTTGCATCTTCAACAGAAACTCATTCAAGGATGCAAGGGACAAACACAAAGGGATGCAAGGGCCACTGTGGAACAAATCTACATAGTAAATCAGTAGTTCCTTCATCAACTGCTGCTGGAAAAAGGTCTCAGTTACAACAAAAGGATGGAAGAGATAGCAACAAAGCAATATTCCCtgacaaaagaagaaaagtgtggtTACCACCTGGAGGTGGATCTTCTGCTGGTGCAAGTGACATGTACAAGAAGGCACCTTGAGAAATTGCATTCCAAGGTGTCAAATATGCAAACCTTTAGAATCACTTAGTatgtattttgtaaaaatacagTAAAAAATACAACTTCAGAGATCTGCAGCTTTTGTTATTTCTGTAgtttttgttcatatttattttgtaagatCTCTGTTAAGTTGTATTGTTGTAAAACTGCAACTTTTGTAAATCtgcaaaatttatataaacattctatagatttattataaatgtgcagtttttgttatttctgtaaaattgcatcttttattttattcaaagtaTAGTTGTTGCAAtgatttgcttttgtttttgtagaGACTACATTTGTAGAGATTGCAGCTGTTgcaataaatttgttttttgtaGAGACTGCagcttttataaaaatacaacttcAGAGACTGTAGCTTTTATATATTCATGCTAGGATGATGCATGCATATTTCATTTCAATACCTTTGAGAAAGCAAAAGAATTAATGAGAATACAGTTTTGGTCTGTTCTTTAAACAATACATGTGAGAAAGggattaatcataataatagtattaaaaatgttttgttCCAATTAAATAGGTTTTGGCTGATTATGTAAGTTGTATTGAATATGTTGTTTGGAATTTTTTACTTCTGCAGGAATGATAGCATTTGGTTCCTACCAAAAGGTTACTTgatccaaatttttaaattatgcaggaattttttacttttgcagGAATGATAGCATTTgtgtgaaattttttaattctgCAGGTTCACTTGATCCAATTTTCAAATGTTTTCATCTCATCAACCATGGCAACATCAATGTGCAGCCATTCTAAattatcaagaaaaatacaagtacAAATAATTCTCTACCTCCCAACGCTTCCAAACCACCATtctcatttattcattcatttcattaatCACAAAAAACACACAACATCAAAGTTTTAATCTCaagcacaaaaacaaacaaaaacccaGTAAAACAtcataaacataataaataaataaactctagAAAGACCAAAGACAATCTACTTTAGTGCCACCAAGTGACCTTCCAATATTAACCTTCCTTTCAATCTCCACCCATCCTAATCCACCTTGCTGCTGGTGCTGGTTAGTGTTGACACACACTACTGCAGCTGTAACTTGAGGAGCTAATAAAAATGGCAGCTGGAGGTTACCTTCTTGCATAGAAGAAGGAATCGGGCTTGCATTGCCACGATGATAGATGGCCGATTGTGGTGGCGGTGGTAGTGGCGTTGGTGGAGCTTGATGAAAGGTAGTGGGTGGAAACGTGGTGGAGAAGTAGGGCACATTGTTTCTAAAGCAGCTCTCCCAGTCTAGTTGTCATCCTCCCTATGCCGGTTGCCATCGTTCTTTGCCCTAGGATTGTCAAATAAAATGCCCAATAGGGGAGAAAGGAAGAAGACCTTTGTGCCTACGTGGAATGGCCACATATTCTGCCTTAGCTGACGAGGAAGGTGTTTGCAACGTGGACACTCCAGCATGCCATAAGTTTGGTGACCTCTGTGGATGACCGTGTATTCCGGGACTCCACATCAGCATCCAACGCCTGAAATCGACAGAGTGACCTGCCGGTGAATTCCAATTAATCTATGGTAAccatttagaaacaaattaaagttcAGTTACCTAAAATAAACAAAGGCAAAGTTGAGTAACctctcaaaaaatttactctcatatttctaaaaataaaaaagtaaaaaaaaaaaactagaacttTTTCACATTTAAAAGACAGTGCACCTTGTCTCCCCCTAGCTGCGCCTGTACACCACCTTGATTACCTCCCTGGTAACCTGGGCCACCACCTTGATAACCAGGGTTGCTTCCTGAATAACCTTGATTACCTGCTTGATAACCTGGACCACCACCTTGACATTTCTTTTCCATTCCGTAGAAAATCGATTTAATGGTACAGACGCTTATGACCTCCCCCGTTATGCCTTGCGGTAATGATTCCTCTAGCATTACTGACCTTTGTCACAATGATGTTGTCCAGAGATCAAATTTCATAGACTGGATTTCACTTGACTGTCTACGGCTCCATTGTGTGTGCTTCGGGTTTTGGATTGGAGATCCACGTTCGATCGAACTGAACTAAGAGCGCTTTCGTATGATAGGATCTACGGCCTCCCTGATAACCAGAGTTGTTTCCCGGATAATCTTCATTAACTCCATGATAACAAGAGTTGTTTCCCAGATAACCTTGATTAACTCCCGGATAACCAGAGTTGTTTCCTGGATAACCTTGATTAACTCCCTGATAGCCAGAGTTGTTTCCCGAATAACCTTGATTAACTCCCTGATAACCAGAGTTGTTTCCAGGATAACCTTGATTAACTCCCTGATAACCAGAGTCATTTCCCGGATAACCTTGATTAACTCCCTAATAACCAGAGTTATTTCCTTGATAACCTTGATTAACTCCCTGGTAACCAGAGCTACTTCCAGGATATCCTTGGTTGGAACCCTGATAACCAGGACTGCCACCCTGATAAACCAGAGCAGATGCTGCATGGCCAGGGCCACCTGGAATGTTTCCGCCAGGCGGACCTCCTTGGAAACCATGGCCGCCTCCTTGAGGAGCTGGGCTGGATGGAAGGCCTCTACCATCACTGTTTGTGTTGCGTATGCAACGGTTAGATGTTTAAATTTGAGAGGATAAGAGAGGAGAATAGGAAGAGAAGAGATAAAGATgaggagagaagagaagataaACCATGGAGATTAGAATAAGTGTGAAGAAAAGGGGATAATACTCTCCCCTACCCAGGCTGTGCCCCCATTCATTTAAAGCATTGTAACAACTTGTCAAGTGTACAATCCTAATTGGTGCAAGGCTCCACTACTCATTCAAATTGATTACATGATAACTACTAGTATGACCAACAGTCTTATGATTTAGTGCATGATTCTGTTTCCCTGCTTCATTTGCCTGCCACCCACACGTCAGAGCACCTCATTTTACATAACAAAGTCCTTGAACCTCGTGACTTGTGTTGATACCCTTTCAGTGCGCCCATTTCTACATATTTGGGTCACATCAGATGCATCATTTGCCGCCTCTTGGAAAGaaaccttgtcctcaaggttgAAGGTAGGGAAATCTTGGTAAAAAGCAATGCGATCTTCCTACGTGGCGTCAGACGCTGGTTGCCCCTCCCACTGAATCAACACTTGTGGAACTGGATGTCCACGTACGAGGATGGTTCTGCTATTTAAGACTGAAGCTGGCTGCAGTAATGGCTGGCCATTGACAAACTGGGCTGGTAACGGAATAGAGTGTGTGGATGGCTCGCCATGGCACCGTTTAAGTTTGGAAACATGGAAAACATCGTGGATTCGGGCATCCGACGGTAGGTCGAGTTTATAGGCCACAAGACCGATACGAACCACAATACGAAACGGCCCATAAAAACGGCGAGAGAGCTTGTGGTTTTGGCGGTGAGCCACCGAGGTCTGCCGATGAGGTTGGAGACGAAGATACACCCAATCACCCTCCTGAAAGACATGTCGTGGCGTTTGGTATTCGTTTGGTCTTGCATGCGTTGTTGAGCACGCTTGAGGTTGTCGCGCAGAGTTTGTAACAACGATGTCTGACTTTGAAGGAGGTCATCAACTGCAGCAATGGAAGAGGTGCCCACTAGATAATCGAGCAAAGAAGGGGGTGGTCGGCCAAAGACAGCTTCGTAGGGGGACATGCGGATCACCGAATGCCAAGAGGTGTTATAGTGCCACTCAGCCCAGGGTAGGTATTTGAGCCATGCGAAAGGTTGGTCTGCAATAAAACACCGGAGATATTGTTCCAAACAACGATTTAAGACCTCCGTTTGCCCGTCGGATTGGGGGTGGTATGCGCTGCTCAATGCGAGAGTGGTGCCATGAAGATGGAAGAGTTCTTTCCAGAATGTGCTAATGAAAATGGGGTCACGATCAGAGATGATGCTTGAAGGAAAGCCGTGTAAGCGGACAATATCCCGAAGAAAGATGGCAGCAACTTGGGGAGCACTAAAACGGGGGCCGAGTGCGGAGAAGTGTGCATGTTTGGACAAGCGGTCCAACACGACTAAGATTGTGGTTTTACCGGATGATGAGGGGAGGTGCGTGATGAAGTCCATGGACAATGAGTCCCATATTTTGCCAGGAATGGGCAGAGGTTGTAGCAAGCCTTGGGGAGCAGTGTTAAATGGTTCGGTGGCCTAGCATGTAGCACAACGACGGACATAATCACGCACTGATTGACGAAGCCCGGGCCAGTAGAAAGTACTCGCAAGTCGAGCATATGTGCGCTGCATTCCTGCATGACCACCGATGGGTGAAGAATGAAATTCAGCTAAGAGCAAAGGTTGTAGAGCTGTCTCCGATGGGATGAGGACCCTGCCATTGAACAAGAGGATGCCGTCCTTGATGGTATACTCTGGGTGTAGAGCTGGATTATCCTGCACATCATGAAATATAGACTTTAGATTAGGATGCGAGATGTAGCATTATCGCAAGGAGTCCCATAGTGCAGTCAAAGGCCAAGAGATTGTGTGGAGTTGGAACATGGAAGGTTCTTGACGACGAGAAAGAGCATCGGTAGGTCCATTCAGGGAACCCGGCCTGTACACGATGTCAAAATCGAAACCAAGTAGTTTGGTAAGCCACCGTTGTTGCTCTGGTGTTTGCACAGTCTGGTGTAACATCGAGCGCAGGCTTTGGTGGTCTGTGATGACGATAAAGTGTCGACCAAGTAGGTATTGTCGCCATCGACGAATTACCTCTGTGATTGCATACATTTCCCGACTGTATGTGGAGGCAGCACGCATCCTTGGGTTTAGTTGTTTGCTAAAGAAAGCCAAAGGCCGATTGTTTTGAGATAATACGACACCAATACCGGAACCGTACGCATCTGTATGGACTTCAAAGGGAAGGGTAAAATCTGGTAATTGTAGACCCGGTGTGGTTGTCATGATAGTCTTGAGATTGTGGAAGGCGGCCGCGGCGTCGGAGACCAAGTGAAAGAGTCTTTCTTTAAAAGGATGGTGAGTGGTGCAGTGAGTGCAGCATAGTTACGCACAAAGCGCCGGTAATAGCCAGTCAACCCAAGAAACGCGCGAAGATCACGAACTGCACGTGGTTGTGGCCATTTACATATCATGGAAATTTTGGATGGGTCAACGGATACACCTTGACCAGAGATACGATGGCCTAGGTAGCCAATTTCGGCATTGCCAAACTCACATTTCTGTTGCTTTGCATGCAAGTGATGAGATCGGAGGATAGAGAAAACAGCTTGTAAGTGTTGTAAATGATGATCCCAGTCAGTGCTATAGATTAAAATATCGTCGAAGAACACGAGGACGAATCGGCGAAGAATACCCTTGAAGACAGAGTTCATTAAGGCTTGGAATGTTGATGGGGCGTTGGAAAGGCCGAAAGGCGTCACTTTGAATTCATAATGGCCATCGTGAGTACGGAAGGCCGTCTTCTCAATATCGGGTGGGTGTATTCGGACTTGGTGGTAACCGGCGCGCAGGTCAAGCTTGGAAAAAACATGGGCGCCGGCGATCTCGTCAAACAGTTCTTCGACTGTGGGAATGGGAAAATGATCTTTCACAGTCACTGCATTCAAAGCACGGTAGTCGACGTAGAAACGCCAAGAACCATCACGTTTCTTGACTAGCAAAACGGGTGCAGAGTAAGGGCTGGTACTAGGCTGTATGATCCCATCTGATATCATTTCAGTCACCAATCTTTCAATCTCCGTCTTTTGAAAATGCGGGTAGCGATAAGGCTTGACATTAACTTGGGTGGTGTTGGGTAGAAGGGGAATGCAGTAGTCGAATGGTCGCTGAGGTGGTAGCCCAATGGAAGGAGAGAAAACATCTGCAAAAGAGGTTAAGAGAAGACGTAGAGCAGCAATAAAGGAAGGTGGAGCAGTTGGACCAAACTTGGGATCCGGGTCTGTTGGAGAGTGTTCAACCTCTAGATGCCAATATTGGGTTGTGGATTGGTTGGTGAGTTGTTTTACGAGGGAAGATGGGGTGATATAATTCAATTCCAACCTGGTCAAACCTTGGAGACAGATGTATGAATCTTGTTGGATGAATTCCATCCACAGATTGCGATAGTCAAAGACCACAGGTCCCAATCCAGAGAGCCATTGTACACCTAGGACAACATCGGCGCCATAGATAGGAAGCAACAATAGATCGACTGAAAAGGAGGTGTCACCGAGTTTCATCGACACCTGGCGACACTCACCGCCACAACCCATAGATTCTCCATTCCCAACCGTGACTCGCAAGTGAGGTGACGGATGAACAGTGAGGCCGAGATGTTTAACTAGATGGCTTTGAATGAAGTTATTAGTCGAGCCACCATCAATCAGTACAACAACAGGATGCCCGTGAATAGATCCCGCGAGTTTTAATGTTGAGGGAACAAGTTGACCGGTGAGTGCGTGGAACGAAATACATGGAGTGGTATCGACATCCTGTGGAGTGGGATGTATTTGTGGGAGCAGCTCGGGGGTGTCGGTGGGTGGTGGGGAGTCGAATGTAGTATCCTCCTCGGTGTCGACCATTAGACAAAGGAACTGTGCGGGACTACATTTATGGCCAGGGACGAATTTGGCATCACAGTTGAAGCACAGTCCCTTCTCTCGACGGGTCGCCATTTCGAATGGTGTGAGTCGCTTGATGGGAAGAGAGGGTGGCCGGGGAC
Proteins encoded in this region:
- the LOC120270395 gene encoding uncharacterized protein LOC120270395, producing the protein MTEGMATRSRTIEDQLTKLTELLAKQDAKMDALYLTVHQHSEAFDVVQKSLASQQSVAADMMVKFSTTDKPSAPTTQPPLLPLPAPTSANPYVFSIPLPNPNRPPKIELPLFSGDGVFGWLFQANHFFASYQTPLDNQLHTAAFYMTGPALQWFQWMQATNQFSSWEKFSRQLELRFGPSTFLNHKAQLFKLKQQTTVVKYLEEFECLSTRVTNLTTASLLNCFLSGLKDDIQQELYILRPTDLHEAIGLAKLVEDKCNAARVSSPYPRTHFPRPLPAPSLLVAAGPRPPSLPIKRLTPFEMATRREKGLCFNCDAKFVPGHKCSPAQFLCLMVDTEEDTTFDSPPPTDTPELLPQIHPTPQDVDTTPCISFHALTGQLVPSTLKLAGSIHGHPVVVLIDGGSTNNFIQSHLVKHLGLTVHPSPHLRVTVGNGESMGCGGECRQVSMKLGDTSFSVDLLLLPIYGADVVLGVQWLSGLGPVVFDYRNLWMEFIQQDSYICLQGLTRLELNYITPSSLVKQLTNQSTTQYWHLEVEHSPTDPDPKFGPTAPPSFIAALRLLLTSFADVFSPSIGLPPQRPFDYCIPLLPNTTQVNVKPYRYPHFQKTEIERLVTEMISDGIIQPSTSPYSAPVLLVKKRDGSWRFYVDYRALNAVTVKDHFPIPTVEELFDEIAGAHVFSKLDLRAGYHQVRIHPPDIEKTAFRTHDGHYEFKVTPFGLSNAPSTFQALMNSVFKGILRRFVLVFFDDILIYSTDWDHHLQHLQAVFSILRSHHLHAKQQKCEFGNAEIGYLGHRISGQGVSVDPSKISMICKWPQPRAVRDLRAFLGLTGYYRRFVRNYAALTAPLTILLKKDSFTWSPTPRPPSTISRLS